From a region of the Gordonia sp. PP30 genome:
- a CDS encoding lysophospholipid acyltransferase family protein yields MASIDKPADARTAKVISLYTSGARAAGMAQGHPNTDGFGRPAADVVPISNEILLPDEPSQTIDPVRNSPLFSLGGLRSAVADTLIATSGFIRERMTGDYAVDDFGFDPHFTETVWFPAVRQLYQKWFRVEVSGVENLPAEGAALLVANHAGTIPVDAIICSLAVRDNHPNQRYLRPLAADMAFDTPVISDIARRIGATLACTDDAEALLRQGELTAVWPEGFKGIGKMYKDRYKLQRFGRGGFVTTAIRTGAPIIPMSIVGSEEIYPMVADLKPLAKALGLPYFPVTPLFPLLGPLGLIPLPSKWHIHFGRPIDTSSYDVSAADDPMVVFDLTDHVREEIQQTLFRMLSRRGSVYLG; encoded by the coding sequence ATGGCCTCGATCGACAAACCAGCGGACGCGCGCACCGCGAAGGTGATCTCGCTGTACACTTCCGGCGCCCGCGCGGCCGGCATGGCGCAGGGGCATCCGAACACCGACGGCTTCGGCCGTCCGGCGGCGGACGTCGTCCCGATCAGTAACGAGATCCTGCTGCCCGACGAGCCGTCGCAGACGATCGATCCGGTTCGGAACTCGCCGCTCTTCAGCCTCGGCGGCCTGCGGTCCGCGGTCGCCGACACCCTGATCGCCACGTCCGGCTTCATCCGCGAACGGATGACCGGTGACTACGCCGTCGACGACTTCGGCTTCGACCCGCACTTCACCGAGACGGTCTGGTTCCCGGCCGTGCGGCAGCTGTACCAGAAGTGGTTCCGGGTGGAGGTCTCCGGCGTGGAGAACCTGCCCGCGGAGGGGGCGGCGCTGCTCGTCGCCAACCACGCGGGGACCATCCCGGTCGACGCGATCATCTGCTCGCTCGCCGTGCGCGACAACCACCCGAACCAGCGGTACCTGCGGCCGCTCGCGGCGGACATGGCCTTCGACACCCCGGTGATCAGCGACATCGCGCGCCGCATCGGTGCCACGCTGGCCTGCACCGACGACGCCGAGGCGCTGCTGCGTCAGGGCGAACTGACCGCGGTGTGGCCGGAGGGCTTCAAGGGCATCGGCAAGATGTACAAGGACCGCTACAAGCTGCAGCGCTTCGGCCGCGGCGGGTTCGTGACGACGGCGATCCGCACCGGGGCGCCGATCATCCCGATGTCGATCGTCGGCTCGGAGGAGATCTACCCGATGGTCGCCGACCTCAAGCCGCTCGCCAAGGCGCTCGGCCTGCCGTACTTCCCGGTGACACCGCTGTTCCCGCTGCTCGGGCCTCTCGGCCTGATTCCGCTGCCGTCCAAGTGGCACATCCACTTCGGCCGGCCGATCGACACGTCGTCGTACGACGTGAGCGCCGCCGACGACCCGATGGTGGTGTTCGACCTCACCGACCACGTCCGCGAGGAGATCCAGCAGACGCTGTTCCGGATGCTTTCGCGCCGCGGCAGCGTCTATCTCGGCTGA
- a CDS encoding response regulator transcription factor: MTHVLIVEDEEALADPLAFLLRKEGFEASIINDGSEAVGAFERLSPDIVLLDLMLPGMSGTEICKVIRAKSSVPVIMVTARDSEIDKVVGLELGADDYITKPYSARELIARIRAVLRRGGVVADDDDAAIGVLEVGPVRMDVQRHTVTAAGNEVTLPLKEFDLLEYLLRNAGRVLTRSQLIDRVWGADYVGDTKTLDVHVKRLRSKIEPDPSQPRHLITLRGLGYKFEP; the protein is encoded by the coding sequence TTGACGCACGTATTGATCGTCGAAGACGAGGAAGCCCTCGCCGACCCGCTGGCCTTCCTGCTCCGCAAGGAAGGCTTCGAGGCCAGCATCATCAACGACGGCTCCGAGGCCGTCGGCGCCTTCGAACGGCTCAGCCCCGACATCGTCCTGCTCGACCTCATGCTGCCCGGCATGTCGGGCACCGAGATCTGCAAGGTGATCCGCGCCAAGAGTTCCGTGCCGGTCATCATGGTGACCGCCCGGGACAGCGAGATCGACAAGGTGGTCGGCCTGGAACTCGGCGCCGACGACTACATCACCAAGCCGTACTCGGCGCGCGAGCTGATCGCCCGCATCCGGGCCGTGCTGCGCCGCGGCGGCGTGGTCGCGGACGACGATGATGCGGCGATCGGTGTCCTCGAGGTCGGGCCCGTCCGGATGGACGTGCAGCGGCACACGGTGACGGCCGCCGGCAACGAGGTGACCCTCCCGCTCAAGGAGTTCGACCTCCTGGAGTATCTGCTCCGCAACGCCGGCCGGGTGCTCACCCGCAGCCAGCTGATCGATCGGGTGTGGGGCGCCGACTACGTCGGCGACACCAAGACCCTCGACGTGCACGTCAAGCGGCTGCGCTCCAAGATCGAGCCCGATCCGTCACAGCCGCGTCACCTCATCACCCTGCGCGGTCTCGGCTACAAGTTCGAGCCCTGA
- a CDS encoding pyridoxamine 5'-phosphate oxidase family protein yields MVTEPDILGSLKRKRDRRGDRELLDEILDSTWVGTLSTVVDGFPWSVPMIFARVGDDVLVHGSTGAGALRHVAAGAPVTLTVTLVDGLVVADTLMDHSANYRSAVLRGHLTACDDPAAALIALTDAILPGRSAELPPPTAKDLAATAILRLPIVDDHWIAKARRGGPSSDSAEWTGVVDVVSGFGQARRYTGGETPASVRRIASGPVDPDAGPLAFFRDAGAT; encoded by the coding sequence ATGGTCACCGAACCGGACATCCTCGGCTCCCTGAAGCGGAAACGCGACCGCCGGGGCGATCGCGAGCTGCTCGACGAGATCCTCGATTCGACGTGGGTCGGCACGCTGTCGACCGTCGTCGACGGCTTCCCCTGGTCGGTCCCGATGATCTTCGCCCGTGTCGGCGACGACGTCCTGGTGCACGGCTCCACCGGCGCGGGCGCGCTGCGCCATGTCGCGGCCGGTGCACCGGTGACACTGACCGTCACCCTGGTCGACGGGCTCGTCGTGGCCGACACGCTGATGGACCACTCGGCGAACTACCGCTCGGCGGTTCTGCGGGGACACCTGACGGCCTGCGACGACCCCGCCGCCGCCCTGATCGCTCTCACCGACGCGATCCTTCCCGGACGGTCCGCCGAGTTGCCGCCACCGACCGCCAAGGACTTGGCCGCCACGGCGATCCTGCGGCTGCCGATCGTCGACGACCACTGGATCGCCAAGGCCCGACGCGGCGGTCCGAGCTCCGACTCCGCCGAGTGGACCGGCGTCGTGGACGTCGTCTCGGGTTTCGGACAGGCTCGCCGGTACACCGGTGGCGAGACCCCCGCCTCGGTGCGTCGTATCGCGTCGGGTCCGGTGGATCCGGACGCGGGGCCGCTGGCGTTCTTCCGTGACGCGGGCGCTACCTAG
- the proC gene encoding pyrroline-5-carboxylate reductase produces the protein MTERIAIIGGGKIGEALLAGLINAGKPVRDLVVVEKLPARSAELADEYGVRVTTDTRDAAESAQVVFLAVKPDGVDDVLRDLARAEDHGESERITVTLVAGIPTARYEAALPAGSPVVRVMPNTPMLVNEAMSAVSGGRYANDDQVAVAVRLMETVGKVMVVPEKQMDAVTAISGSGPAYFFLLVEALTDAGVGLGLARPQALELAAQTLRGSGLLLSESGLSPVDLRAAVTSPGGTTAAALREFERFGLRHAASEAARAAAEVSRQATRRVDIEGSRGSGASNADLGADEH, from the coding sequence ATGACAGAGCGCATTGCGATCATCGGCGGCGGCAAGATCGGCGAGGCCCTGCTGGCCGGGCTGATCAACGCGGGGAAGCCGGTGCGGGACCTGGTGGTGGTCGAGAAGCTGCCCGCGCGGTCGGCGGAGCTGGCGGACGAGTACGGCGTGCGGGTCACCACGGACACCCGCGACGCCGCTGAGAGCGCGCAGGTGGTGTTCCTGGCCGTCAAACCGGACGGTGTCGACGATGTCCTGCGCGACCTGGCGCGCGCGGAGGATCACGGGGAGAGCGAGCGCATCACGGTGACCCTGGTCGCCGGGATCCCGACGGCGCGTTACGAGGCCGCGCTCCCGGCCGGCTCTCCGGTGGTCCGTGTGATGCCCAATACGCCGATGCTCGTGAACGAGGCGATGAGCGCCGTCAGCGGCGGGCGGTACGCGAACGACGACCAGGTGGCCGTCGCGGTCCGGCTGATGGAGACCGTCGGCAAGGTGATGGTGGTCCCGGAGAAGCAGATGGACGCGGTGACCGCGATCTCCGGTTCCGGCCCCGCCTACTTCTTCCTGCTCGTCGAGGCGCTCACCGACGCGGGCGTCGGACTCGGGCTGGCCCGGCCGCAGGCGCTGGAACTGGCCGCGCAGACGCTGCGCGGTTCGGGACTGCTGCTCAGCGAGTCGGGACTCTCGCCGGTCGACCTGCGGGCCGCGGTCACCTCGCCCGGCGGCACGACGGCCGCGGCGCTGCGCGAGTTCGAGCGATTCGGGCTCCGGCACGCGGCGAGCGAGGCCGCCCGGGCGGCCGCCGAGGTCAGCCGTCAGGCGACACGTCGAGTCGACATTGAGGGTTCTCGCGGGTCGGGTGCGTCGAACGCCGATTTGGGCGCCGACGAGCACTGA
- a CDS encoding AURKAIP1/COX24 domain-containing protein: protein MGSVIKKRRKRMSKKKHRKLLRRTRVQRRKLGK, encoded by the coding sequence ATGGGTTCAGTGATCAAGAAGCGCCGCAAGCGCATGTCGAAGAAGAAGCACCGCAAGCTGCTGCGCCGCACGCGCGTTCAGCGTCGCAAGCTCGGCAAGTGA
- a CDS encoding helix-turn-helix domain-containing protein, with the protein MAAADKPGDRNDFADARTAGASSASQFLTVAEVAALMRVSKMTVYRLVHNGELPAVRVGRSFRVHAKAVHDYLETSYFDAG; encoded by the coding sequence ATGGCTGCTGCAGATAAGCCTGGAGATAGGAACGACTTCGCCGACGCCCGCACCGCGGGCGCCAGTTCGGCGTCGCAGTTCCTCACCGTCGCCGAGGTCGCCGCGCTGATGCGCGTCTCCAAGATGACCGTGTACCGCCTGGTGCACAATGGTGAGCTGCCCGCCGTCCGCGTGGGCCGCTCGTTCCGTGTGCACGCCAAGGCTGTGCACGACTACCTGGAGACCTCCTACTTCGACGCCGGCTAG
- a CDS encoding sugar phosphate isomerase/epimerase, with protein sequence MRPEIPIGLSTASVYPQNTEAAFAYAAEIGYDGVELMVWSDPVSQDVSHVAHLSQKYQVPVLSIHAPCLLISQRVWGRDPSAKLVRSVQAAEDLGADTVVVHPPFRWQREYVRGFDRLVRRLEAESDVRVAVENMFPMRADRLFGSGTRSAQRMANRGGGPGLAASAFGKSIDPTDHGYDSYTLDLSHAAAAGVDALAMVERMGGALAHLHLTDGTGAATDEHLIPGDGGQPCVEVCRHLAAGDFTGSVVLEVHTGSAKSKAERTAMLTRSLEFARRHTDRSTAEETDVDRTW encoded by the coding sequence GTGCGCCCCGAGATCCCGATCGGCCTGTCCACGGCCTCGGTCTATCCGCAGAACACCGAGGCGGCGTTCGCCTACGCGGCGGAGATTGGCTACGACGGCGTCGAACTGATGGTCTGGTCCGATCCGGTCAGCCAGGACGTCTCGCATGTCGCGCACCTGTCGCAGAAGTACCAGGTGCCGGTGCTCTCGATCCATGCGCCGTGTCTGCTGATCAGCCAGCGGGTGTGGGGCCGTGATCCGTCGGCCAAGCTGGTGCGTTCGGTGCAGGCGGCGGAGGACCTGGGCGCCGACACCGTCGTGGTGCATCCGCCGTTCCGCTGGCAGCGCGAGTACGTGCGTGGCTTCGACCGGCTGGTACGACGCCTCGAAGCCGAGTCCGACGTCCGGGTGGCCGTGGAGAACATGTTCCCGATGCGGGCGGACCGGCTGTTCGGCAGCGGCACCCGATCGGCGCAGCGGATGGCCAACCGCGGCGGCGGGCCGGGACTCGCCGCATCGGCCTTCGGGAAGTCGATCGACCCGACCGATCACGGATACGACAGCTACACGCTCGACCTGTCGCATGCGGCCGCGGCCGGCGTCGACGCGCTTGCGATGGTGGAGCGGATGGGCGGCGCGCTGGCCCACCTGCACCTGACCGACGGGACCGGCGCCGCGACCGACGAGCATCTGATCCCCGGCGACGGCGGTCAGCCCTGCGTCGAGGTCTGCCGTCACCTGGCGGCCGGTGATTTCACCGGGTCGGTGGTGCTGGAGGTGCACACCGGATCGGCCAAGAGCAAGGCCGAGCGCACCGCGATGCTGACGCGTTCGCTGGAATTCGCCCGGCGCCATACCGATCGCAGTACCGCGGAGGAGACCGATGTCGACCGCACTTGGTGA
- a CDS encoding NAD-dependent epimerase/dehydratase family protein has product MSEAAPITPPRSVLVTGASSFMGGYLVSRLAENPDIERVVAVDSRVPTKSLMRRMGRAEFLRLDIRRPAIAKALASYEVDTVVHAAPSLMDSAGHSPAIKELNVVGSMQVCAACQRTPSVKRLILRSTAMIYGASSGDPAYFAEGTPARREPRRGYGRDMLDVEGYARGLARRRQDIAVTILRPQAILGPRIATRMSAYLAMPVVPVAFGHQARLQFLHEEDALAALEHATLRRIPGTFNLAGDGVVSLSQAVHRAGHLQLPVPAPLLTSLIGVLKDGRVPVIRGEQESYLAFGRVLDTTRMRGELGFEPRYTTLQTLDDFIERGRTEPAIGASAWRSLERRAVSAATALL; this is encoded by the coding sequence ATGTCTGAGGCAGCGCCGATCACTCCGCCGCGGTCGGTGCTCGTCACCGGCGCCTCCAGTTTCATGGGCGGCTACCTGGTGTCGCGGCTGGCCGAGAACCCGGACATCGAGCGCGTGGTGGCCGTCGACTCCCGGGTGCCCACCAAGTCGCTGATGCGGCGGATGGGGCGCGCGGAGTTCCTGCGCCTGGACATCCGGCGCCCGGCCATCGCCAAGGCGCTCGCCAGCTACGAGGTCGACACCGTCGTCCATGCGGCGCCGTCGCTCATGGATTCGGCCGGTCATTCCCCGGCCATCAAGGAGCTGAACGTCGTCGGCTCCATGCAGGTGTGCGCGGCCTGCCAGCGCACCCCCAGCGTCAAACGGCTGATTCTGCGGTCCACCGCGATGATCTACGGCGCCAGTTCCGGTGACCCGGCGTACTTCGCCGAGGGGACGCCCGCGCGTCGCGAGCCGCGCCGCGGCTACGGCCGGGACATGCTCGACGTCGAGGGTTACGCGCGCGGTCTGGCCCGGCGCCGCCAGGACATCGCCGTGACCATCCTGCGTCCGCAGGCGATCCTCGGTCCGCGGATCGCGACGCGGATGAGCGCCTACCTCGCGATGCCGGTGGTGCCGGTGGCCTTCGGGCATCAGGCACGACTGCAATTCCTGCACGAGGAGGACGCGCTGGCGGCGCTGGAGCACGCCACGCTGCGCCGCATCCCGGGCACCTTCAATCTGGCCGGTGACGGCGTCGTCAGTCTGTCGCAGGCGGTGCACCGCGCCGGACATCTGCAACTGCCGGTGCCCGCGCCGCTGCTGACCTCGCTGATCGGTGTCCTCAAGGACGGTCGCGTGCCGGTGATCCGCGGCGAACAGGAGAGCTACCTCGCCTTCGGCCGGGTGCTCGACACCACCCGCATGCGTGGTGAGCTGGGATTCGAGCCGCGCTACACGACGCTGCAGACGCTCGACGACTTCATCGAACGCGGCCGCACCGAACCCGCCATCGGCGCCTCCGCGTGGCGTTCGCTGGAACGTCGGGCAGTGTCGGCCGCCACTGCGCTGTTGTGA
- a CDS encoding glutaredoxin family protein: MTRAGCHACATAHDQLSAILAGYGLTAEIVDVDAAAAAGDPEPRAEYGDRVPVILLDGAEHGYWEVDEPRLRADLEARLGPVPGAAAEG, translated from the coding sequence ATGACCCGTGCCGGATGCCACGCGTGCGCCACCGCGCACGACCAGCTGTCCGCGATTCTCGCCGGCTACGGACTGACCGCCGAGATCGTCGACGTCGATGCGGCGGCCGCCGCCGGCGACCCCGAGCCGCGCGCCGAGTACGGCGACCGGGTTCCGGTGATCCTGCTCGACGGCGCCGAACACGGCTACTGGGAGGTCGACGAACCGCGGCTGCGGGCCGACCTGGAGGCCCGTCTCGGACCGGTCCCAGGCGCCGCCGCGGAGGGGTGA
- a CDS encoding ATP-binding protein — protein sequence MSGPAFVDEGAVTYNSDGSVSRGGLLNLLVTHSESGLAVVDVDHNIVLFNQRAVELGLLRDVLADPVAEVVTEVFATGVDRHFEFVPPVSTMGFVSTGRTMPRTIENVRCVVRLAEHGTSRYALVYGDDDSTNLRVEATRRDFAANVSHELKTPLGAISLMAEAMLESRDDPAAVEHFGHRVLHEATRMSTLINELIGLSRLQEGRIEEFTEVDVDALIDDALSSAAVSAEVGQIELVSDRRAGYVVPGDRTLLLTALNNLLVNAINHSQPGDVVSISRKLVEVDGQTMASIAITDRGIGIAPVDQQRVFERFFRVDKARSRATGGTGLGLAIVKHVAASHGGHIGLWSRPGTGSTFTLYLPIQPSPET from the coding sequence CTGTCGGGTCCGGCCTTCGTCGACGAGGGTGCCGTCACCTACAACTCCGACGGCTCGGTGAGCCGCGGTGGCCTGCTGAATCTGCTGGTCACCCACTCGGAGTCGGGACTGGCCGTGGTCGATGTGGACCACAACATCGTGCTGTTCAACCAGCGGGCCGTCGAACTCGGGTTGCTGCGCGACGTGCTCGCCGATCCGGTCGCCGAAGTGGTCACCGAGGTCTTCGCGACCGGTGTCGACCGGCACTTCGAGTTCGTGCCGCCGGTGTCCACCATGGGCTTCGTCTCCACCGGGCGCACCATGCCGCGGACCATCGAGAACGTGCGCTGCGTGGTGCGCCTCGCCGAGCACGGGACGTCCCGGTACGCGCTCGTCTACGGCGACGACGACTCCACCAACCTCCGTGTCGAGGCCACCCGCCGCGACTTCGCCGCGAACGTCTCGCACGAGCTGAAGACCCCGCTCGGGGCGATCAGCCTGATGGCCGAGGCGATGCTCGAGTCGCGCGACGACCCGGCCGCCGTCGAGCACTTCGGGCACCGCGTGCTGCACGAGGCCACCCGGATGAGCACGCTGATCAACGAGCTGATCGGTCTGTCCCGTCTGCAGGAGGGCCGGATCGAGGAGTTCACCGAGGTCGACGTCGACGCCCTCATCGACGACGCGCTCTCGTCCGCGGCGGTGAGCGCCGAGGTGGGGCAGATCGAGCTGGTCAGTGACCGGCGGGCCGGTTACGTGGTACCCGGCGACCGCACCCTGCTGCTCACCGCGCTCAACAATCTGCTGGTCAACGCCATCAACCACTCGCAGCCCGGCGACGTCGTCTCGATCAGCCGGAAGCTGGTCGAGGTCGACGGTCAGACGATGGCGTCGATCGCGATCACCGACCGCGGCATCGGCATCGCGCCGGTCGATCAGCAGCGCGTGTTCGAGCGCTTCTTCCGCGTCGACAAGGCCCGGTCGCGCGCCACCGGCGGTACCGGGCTGGGCCTGGCGATCGTCAAACACGTGGCGGCGAGCCACGGCGGCCACATCGGACTGTGGAGCCGGCCCGGCACCGGATCGACCTTCACCCTGTATCTCCCCATCCAGCCGTCCCCAGAAACATAA
- a CDS encoding HAD-IB family hydrolase, with translation MSRNAPEPDDEFTPSPESTDPEPGASVDDDAELAASVREAQELAVEQFGEHVTDAEIDAAEAELGEELSEAAEAALREEEESRRVAAWLSDRAGRFRQSAAELRQVLAGEASATAAIESLRARIPDEAATADGQITDLTAAAFFDVDNTLVHGASIVLFARGLAAHKYFSYSDIMSAVWQQAKFRLTGRENMDDVAQGRDKALSFIAGRPTEELVQLGEEIYDDYIADKIWPGTQALAQRHLAAGQQVWLVTATPVELAQVIAKRLGLTGALGTVAESEDGIFTGRLVGDILHGPGKAHAIRSLAVREGLNLKRCTAYSDSYNDVPMLSLVGTAVAINPDADLRDVAKVRGWESYDFRTARKAAKYGLGSAMVLGAATGGAFIVGHLLRERLAHR, from the coding sequence GTGAGCCGCAACGCGCCCGAACCCGACGACGAGTTCACCCCGTCGCCCGAATCCACCGACCCCGAGCCCGGGGCCAGCGTGGACGACGACGCCGAACTCGCCGCGTCGGTGCGCGAGGCGCAGGAGCTGGCGGTGGAGCAGTTCGGCGAGCATGTGACGGACGCCGAGATCGACGCCGCCGAGGCCGAGCTCGGCGAAGAGCTGAGCGAGGCCGCGGAGGCCGCGCTCCGCGAAGAGGAGGAGAGCCGCCGCGTCGCCGCGTGGCTGTCCGACCGGGCCGGCCGGTTCCGGCAGAGCGCGGCCGAACTGCGGCAGGTGCTCGCCGGTGAAGCATCGGCCACCGCCGCGATCGAATCGCTGCGGGCCCGCATCCCGGACGAGGCGGCCACCGCAGACGGGCAGATCACCGACCTGACCGCGGCCGCGTTCTTCGACGTCGACAACACGCTGGTGCACGGCGCGTCGATCGTGCTGTTCGCCCGCGGCCTGGCCGCGCACAAGTACTTCTCGTACAGCGACATCATGTCGGCGGTCTGGCAGCAGGCGAAGTTCCGGCTGACCGGCCGGGAGAACATGGACGACGTCGCACAGGGCCGCGACAAGGCCCTCAGCTTCATCGCCGGACGCCCCACCGAGGAACTGGTGCAGCTCGGCGAGGAGATCTACGACGACTACATCGCCGACAAGATCTGGCCCGGCACACAGGCCCTCGCCCAGCGCCATCTGGCGGCCGGACAGCAGGTGTGGCTGGTCACCGCGACCCCGGTGGAGCTCGCGCAGGTGATCGCCAAGCGCCTCGGCCTGACCGGCGCCCTCGGCACGGTCGCCGAGAGCGAGGACGGCATCTTCACCGGCCGGCTGGTCGGCGACATCCTGCACGGCCCAGGCAAGGCGCACGCCATCCGCTCGCTCGCCGTCCGGGAGGGCCTGAACCTCAAGCGGTGCACCGCGTATTCGGACTCCTACAACGACGTCCCGATGCTCTCGCTGGTCGGCACCGCGGTCGCGATCAACCCCGACGCCGACCTACGCGACGTCGCGAAGGTCCGCGGCTGGGAGTCGTACGACTTCCGCACGGCACGCAAGGCCGCCAAATACGGCCTGGGCAGCGCGATGGTCCTGGGCGCGGCGACCGGCGGCGCGTTCATCGTCGGGCACCTCCTGCGCGAGCGGCTCGCCCACCGATAG
- a CDS encoding Ppx/GppA phosphatase family protein: MRLGVLDVGSNTVHMLVVDAKAGGAPTAMSSTKAVLRLAEQIDDDGRMTKAGADSLVSTIEDFTRIAESSGCGEIMAFATSATRDATNSDEVLRRVKKTSGLDVVVLSGVDEARLTSLAVRRWYGWQAGRILALDIGGGSLEMSNGVDEEPDIAISLPLGAGRVTREWIQDDPPDRRRIAVLRDWLDAELKGPAKELRAPGKPSLAVGSSKTFRSLARLTGAAPSSAGPRVQRSVTQDGIRQLISFISRMTTADRAELEGVSADRAPQIVAGALVAEATMRALGVDRLEICPWALREGVILRRLDSEPAGPMTTDH, encoded by the coding sequence GTGAGACTCGGAGTGCTCGATGTGGGCAGTAATACGGTGCACATGCTCGTCGTGGATGCGAAGGCGGGCGGCGCACCGACCGCGATGAGTTCGACCAAGGCGGTGCTGCGTCTGGCGGAGCAGATCGACGACGACGGCCGGATGACCAAGGCGGGCGCCGACTCGCTGGTCAGCACGATCGAGGACTTCACCCGGATCGCCGAGTCGTCCGGTTGCGGCGAGATCATGGCGTTCGCCACCTCGGCCACCCGCGACGCGACCAACTCCGACGAGGTGCTGCGCCGCGTCAAGAAGACCTCGGGGCTCGACGTCGTGGTGCTCAGCGGCGTCGACGAGGCCCGGCTGACCTCGCTCGCGGTGCGCCGCTGGTACGGTTGGCAGGCTGGCCGGATCCTGGCCCTCGACATCGGCGGCGGGTCGCTGGAGATGTCGAACGGCGTCGACGAGGAGCCCGACATCGCGATCTCGCTGCCGCTCGGCGCCGGCCGCGTGACCCGCGAGTGGATCCAGGACGACCCGCCGGACAGGCGCCGGATCGCGGTGCTGCGCGACTGGCTCGATGCCGAACTCAAAGGGCCGGCCAAGGAACTCCGCGCACCCGGCAAGCCCAGTCTGGCGGTCGGCTCGTCCAAGACCTTCCGCTCCCTGGCCCGGCTCACCGGTGCCGCGCCGTCGAGCGCCGGCCCGCGCGTGCAGCGCTCGGTGACCCAGGACGGCATCCGTCAGCTGATCTCGTTCATCTCCCGGATGACGACGGCCGACCGGGCCGAGCTGGAGGGGGTCAGTGCGGACCGGGCGCCCCAGATCGTGGCCGGCGCACTGGTGGCCGAGGCGACGATGCGGGCACTGGGTGTGGATAGACTCGAGATATGTCCGTGGGCGCTGCGCGAGGGCGTCATTCTCCGACGACTCGACAGTGAGCCTGCGGGACCGATGACCACCGACCACTAG
- a CDS encoding thioesterase family protein: MSTALGDLLDLTVTDRAPDSSAIGYRGSISAVFTIGPKVHGGSLQMMVAAAARRALSDLAEPDADPALLDGVSSLALASDYLAAPDPDEVDLAVRIVKRGRTVSLAHVEVTQRGRLMVSSTVTLGRLDTGEPHHRGATPVDDLPAEPVPGAVAIGDSPLGEVMHLAPALDLSLDPDWFPVLRGGTGEPAIRGWTRPRDAAAQPETMALDFPVLVCDISPPVVMNLGLFGWAPTVQLTTYLRRVPEPGWLRFAATSTEVGRGMFAEDHVVVDAAGALVAQSRQLALIPARR, translated from the coding sequence ATGTCGACCGCACTTGGTGACCTGCTCGATCTGACGGTGACCGACCGGGCGCCGGATTCCAGTGCGATCGGGTACCGGGGGAGTATCTCCGCGGTGTTCACGATCGGGCCGAAGGTACACGGCGGAAGCCTGCAGATGATGGTGGCCGCCGCGGCCCGGCGAGCGCTGAGCGACCTGGCCGAGCCCGACGCCGATCCGGCGTTGCTCGACGGGGTGTCGTCGCTCGCGCTGGCCAGCGACTACCTGGCCGCACCCGATCCGGACGAGGTGGACCTGGCGGTACGGATCGTCAAACGGGGCCGGACGGTGTCGCTGGCCCACGTCGAGGTGACCCAGCGCGGCAGGCTCATGGTGTCGTCGACGGTCACTCTCGGGCGCCTGGACACCGGGGAACCGCACCATCGTGGCGCCACCCCGGTCGACGACCTGCCGGCCGAACCGGTGCCCGGAGCCGTGGCTATCGGCGACTCGCCGCTCGGCGAGGTGATGCACCTGGCGCCGGCGCTCGACCTGTCGCTCGACCCGGACTGGTTCCCGGTGCTGCGCGGCGGGACCGGTGAACCCGCGATCCGCGGGTGGACCCGGCCGCGGGACGCGGCGGCGCAGCCGGAGACGATGGCTCTCGACTTCCCGGTGCTGGTCTGCGACATCTCGCCGCCGGTGGTGATGAACCTGGGACTGTTCGGCTGGGCGCCGACCGTGCAGCTCACCACCTATCTGCGGCGCGTTCCGGAACCGGGCTGGCTGCGCTTCGCGGCGACCAGCACCGAGGTGGGCCGGGGCATGTTCGCCGAGGATCACGTCGTCGTCGACGCCGCCGGTGCGTTGGTGGCGCAGTCCCGGCAGCTGGCACTGATTCCGGCGCGGCGCTGA
- a CDS encoding GNAT family N-acetyltransferase, which translates to MSDGAITVTHLDERERFRAEILDEDGVPTEVGYLDYTRDSGHSDGDHLALTHTVVFAQYGGRGYAGQLVQQVFDQIRADGNKVIPVCSYVIKYLGQHPEYDDLVVSSSS; encoded by the coding sequence ATGAGTGACGGGGCAATCACGGTGACGCATCTGGACGAGCGCGAGCGGTTCCGCGCGGAGATTCTCGACGAGGACGGTGTGCCGACCGAGGTCGGCTACCTCGACTACACGCGCGACAGCGGACACTCCGACGGAGACCATCTGGCGCTCACCCACACCGTCGTCTTCGCGCAGTACGGCGGGCGCGGTTACGCCGGCCAGCTCGTCCAGCAGGTCTTCGACCAGATCCGCGCCGACGGCAACAAGGTGATCCCGGTCTGCTCCTACGTCATCAAGTACCTCGGCCAGCACCCCGAGTACGACGACCTCGTCGTCAGCTCCAGCTCCTGA